Proteins from a genomic interval of Hyalangium ruber:
- a CDS encoding dihydrolipoamide acetyltransferase has protein sequence MRSASSSFCLFALLSVSLCLPALAQETPATPAPASPATEVTVTPPASPAAAPAPTSAPSSEAISPTPPGPSAQTADEAFDTRVKTMEEQVVDLKEKIYRSKARLLLLQETVLGGDLSTGARAVLFHKNEMGSSFVLESVAYALDGAPIFTKVNENGDLDKLEEFEIFNGRIVPGQHQVAVRLVYRGNGYGVFSYLEGYKFKVQSSYTFNAEGGKVTTVRVVGFEKGGLTTDLKDRPTVRYDIEVSRDAPQPKSAPKAPAATPTAAPASPPSAAETK, from the coding sequence GTGCGTTCCGCTTCCTCCAGTTTCTGTCTCTTCGCGCTGCTGAGCGTCAGCCTCTGTCTGCCGGCGCTCGCGCAGGAGACACCCGCGACGCCCGCGCCCGCATCCCCCGCTACCGAGGTGACCGTCACCCCGCCGGCCTCTCCGGCCGCGGCTCCGGCTCCGACTTCAGCGCCGAGCTCGGAGGCCATCTCCCCCACCCCGCCGGGGCCCTCCGCGCAGACGGCGGACGAGGCCTTCGACACGCGCGTCAAGACGATGGAGGAGCAGGTCGTCGACTTGAAGGAGAAGATCTACCGCTCCAAGGCGCGGCTGCTGCTGTTGCAGGAGACGGTGCTGGGTGGAGACCTGTCCACGGGCGCCCGCGCGGTGCTCTTCCACAAGAACGAGATGGGCAGCTCGTTCGTCCTGGAGTCGGTGGCCTACGCGCTGGACGGCGCGCCCATCTTCACCAAGGTGAACGAGAACGGTGACCTGGACAAGCTCGAGGAGTTCGAGATCTTCAACGGCCGCATCGTCCCCGGCCAGCACCAGGTGGCCGTGCGGCTGGTGTACCGCGGCAACGGCTACGGCGTGTTCAGCTACCTCGAGGGCTACAAGTTCAAGGTGCAGTCCAGCTACACCTTCAACGCCGAGGGCGGCAAGGTGACCACGGTGCGCGTGGTCGGCTTCGAGAAGGGCGGGCTCACCACGGACCTGAAGGACCGCCCCACGGTGCGCTACGACATCGAGGTGTCGCGCGACGCGCCCCAGCCCAAGAGTGCCCCGAAAGCTCCGGCGGCGACTCCGACGGCGGCCCCGGCCTCTCCGCCCTCCGCTGCCGAGACGAAGTAG
- the mglA gene encoding gliding-motility regulator Ras-like GTPase MglA → MSFINYSSREINCKIVYYGPGLCGKTTNLQYIYNKTAADTKGKLISLSTETDRTLFFDFLPLSLGEIRGFKTRFHLYTVPGQVFYDASRKLILKGVDGVVFVADSQIERMEANMESLENLRINLAEQGYDLNKIPYVMQYNKRDLPNAVTVEEIRKALNPRNIPEYQAVAPTGVGVFDTLKAVAKLVLTELRKGG, encoded by the coding sequence ATGTCCTTCATCAACTACTCCTCCCGCGAGATCAACTGCAAGATCGTCTATTACGGGCCGGGTCTCTGCGGGAAGACGACGAACCTGCAGTACATCTACAACAAGACCGCCGCCGACACGAAGGGCAAGCTCATCTCGCTGTCCACCGAGACGGACCGCACGCTCTTCTTCGACTTCCTGCCGCTGTCGCTCGGTGAGATTCGCGGCTTCAAGACGCGCTTCCACCTGTACACGGTGCCGGGTCAGGTCTTCTACGACGCCAGCCGCAAGCTGATCCTCAAGGGCGTGGACGGCGTGGTGTTCGTGGCCGACAGCCAGATCGAGCGCATGGAAGCGAACATGGAGTCGCTGGAGAACCTGCGCATCAACCTGGCCGAGCAGGGCTACGACCTGAACAAGATCCCGTACGTGATGCAGTACAACAAGCGGGACCTGCCCAACGCGGTGACGGTGGAAGAGATCCGCAAGGCGCTCAACCCACGCAACATCCCCGAGTACCAGGCCGTTGCGCCGACCGGCGTGGGCGTGTTCGACACGCTCAAGGCGGTGGCCAAGCTGGTGCTCACCGAGCTGCGCAAGGGCGGCTAG